Genomic DNA from Patescibacteria group bacterium:
GCTTCGTGTAGTGTGTTGATGCCAAGCCGGGCAAAGTCTTTCGCCTTTGCGGCTCCGATCGTCGCTATAGAAGCGATGGTGTCCTTCAAATGGATCGCCATAAGTTCCGCGGATTATACCAGGTCGTTGCCAAAATGCAAGTTTACGGTTCCCTCCAAATACGCTAAGGTAGCTTGATATGAAATGGGCTCTCGGAATAATCACTATTATCCTCACTATTTTCATCGCAAGCACAATTGTGCCGATGTTTTTCACGCCAGAAAACGCGATACGCCAGCGAATAACCCGCACGACGAGCGCAGCGATATCAACGAAGGATGTCTCCAAGTGCTCCGCTCTTCCTAAGACCCTAGAACACCAACGAGACCCTAATGATGAAAAAGGTGGCGGACCGTACATGACGTACCCGGCCGACGAATGCCTGAGTTCTTTCTACAGAGCCATATCGGATCCCTCGGCTTGTGAACGCTTCTACCAGCCCACGTCGGCGAATGTTTGTTTTGAATATATGGCAAAAACTCTCTCCGATGCATCATTCTGCTATCGCACCACTAACCCGCGGAAAAATTCATCCAATGCCTGTCGCGCCGCCGCGACAGGTGACATTAACGAATGCGACGTCTACAAAACAAGCCCCTACGTCTTCGCTGGCTGCGTCGAATCCGTCGTCCTACGGACGCACGATAAAAATCAGTGCCTCCTGCTACTGCCAAATACCGATGAACACGGAGTTCAGTCGAGGTTCAATGATTGCCTCCGTATCGTAGGCGAGACGAAACCGGAAGAACGCCCTGAGCTTTGCGCCCTTATGCAATATCCGGAGTGGACTCTTCCAGAAAAGAAAGCCCAATGTATTGCCGAAAACTGGCCAAATGCCGAATAATATGACGAAAGAAACTAAACTTTGGAATGCGTCCGTCCTTCTTTGGATGATCGCGCCCGTTCTCACCTTCTTAGGAATACTCGCCGTTGAAAGATTGCTGTTTACCAACACAGACGATGGATCCATCATGCTTTTTGCCGCGGTGGGATCCGCAGCGCTTTGCATAGCCGCAGAATTGTTTCTCGTGAGATCAGCCTTGCTCCGACAAGAAAAATACGGCTTCGTGCTCTTTTTTGCCGCATTATTGCAGTTTCTCATTCCGCTCTCACTGGTGATCGCGCTATCTCATGCCAAATACGACGGTGACGCGTTGGTCACCCTCGCTTTCATCGCCGGCTTCAATTTCTTCATTACTGTCCTAGAAATCCTCGCTCTTGCAGTCTTCTCTGCCATTGTAAAAATTCTCCAGCATACGCGCCACTCATCACGCGCCGAGAAAGTACTGCTCGCAGGAGCTATCCTCAGTATTCATGTCGCCGTTCTCTTTCCTGTTCTCATTTTGTTGATTACAAAGCCTCCACACCATAAAACCGCTACTCCGAGCTATTTATATGACGCGTCTTCAGTTGATTTTCGACGGGACGAGAAGGTAAAAACGACCCTCGGTCAACTCCCAAGACCATTGAAAATCTTCCGCAAAGCAGACGAATTCTTCGCCATGAGTCCTACAGGCCAGACAGTCTCATTACCTTTCATGGAGAATGTAGATGCCGATGCGGGCAAATTCATCTTCTTTGATGTCTACACGGATCGCGTCTACTACGAGCAGCATGGGGATGTCATGATGCTCGACATCAATTCTAAAAAAATCAAAAAGCTACCGGACGCGTTCACTCGTGCGCTCAAAGAGGAATCTTGTTTCTCAACCATGGTCGCCAACTGTAACCCGCGCCATATTCTCGGGGCACATAATAACGAACTCGCCCTGGGGTTTCAGGGGGATGTCGCAGTAATCAACATTGAAACCGGCGAAAGAACTAATACTAGCTACGAGGGCGGCGACTACGGCGGACTCTACTTCTTCTGGGTCAATAGCAAAGGATATCGCCTATTTCTAGATACCCATCCCGCTATCCGCGAGCAATTCTCCAGGGCGGATGAACAAATTGGCAATATTCTTTGGGTGTATTTCGACGACAAAGGCGACGCCTATAAAACCCTTGGAGGCGAAGACTTCGGCCCAGATCGCTGGGGATCAGTGATTTACGGAGGCGGAGAACGGTCATATTTCTTTAAGGACAAAACACCAGTCCTCACTCTAAAAACAGACTTCCCCTCGTCAAACTCTTATTCTGAAGCGAACAAGAGTCAGTTCAGTGTGCGTGAACTCTATCTCCTCGATGAAAAATCAGTTGGGTTAGTTATAGAAAATAAACTTATCGTCATCAATCTCGTAGACAAAGAGGCGAGGATTGTAAGGAATCAAAAAGAAATCGAGAGACTGATTTCGGGCGCATCGTTGCTCTCGGTAGATTATGGCAGCTACCTCGGTAATAACTGCGTCTGGAATAAAGATGCCGAGATAGCCGCAGGAAAGGACGGTGCTCGAGATATCTTCTGCCTTCAATAATCTCTGTGAAAATCCTTTCTCCCGACAACATCGCTGAAGCCGTCGATCTCCTAAAACAAGGCGGCGTGATTGTGTATCCCACGGAAACTTCTTATGGGATTGGATGCGATGCGACGAATGCGGAAACGGTTGCTCGAGTGTTCGCGATCAAAGGCCGACCAGAAGGCAAAGGCGTTACCCTTCTTTTGCCATCGAGTAATCCGTTCGGTGAAGAACTTGTCGATTGGGATCCGAAGCTTCGGGAAATGGCCGAGAAATACTGGCCAGGGCCGCTAAACATCATCGTCGAGGTTCGCATGGGATCATCGATCGCAACGCAATGTATGACCGGCTCGCCCGTAGGGCGGTCTACGCCCGAGGGTTCGACCATTGCGGTTCGTCGATCGAGTCACCCTATCGCACAGGCGCTCGTCGATGCCCTGGGTGTCCCCCTTGTATCAACCAGTGCGAATATCTCTGGGGAAAAAGAGCTGTATGACGCAAAAAGTATTGTCGAACTTTTCGGTGCTCGAAACCTACAACCAGATGCGATCATCGACGCAGGTTTACTCAAAAAAAATCCCCCGTCGACCATTATCACTTCACAAAACGGCAACGTCGAGGTACTTAGGCAGGGCGCAATTACGCTCGAGCCTTCCAGGTAAGGAGCGGCGGGATATTCATGAGGACCAGGCCGGAATCAATGTGGTGAAATGATTTTTTTAGGAACTTTTTGCCTCGCGGGTTAAACTGAAACATGACGAAGACACCTTTTTCTCCCAACAACTTGGCGGACTTAGCAATGAGTGTCGTGGCCTCATGTTTCTTCAGTAAAGTAAACGGGATACTGGACATCATGGCGTCCACCTGAGAAATGCCAATAGTCGCCAGGAGTTCGTCGACCTTCTCCGCCGAGGCAGTGAAGACTGTTACGCGAGGATCGGCGAGAATCTTTCGCAGATGATCAGCCAACACCGGGTTCTGCTCGATCAAAATTAACTTTCCATCTGCCGGCATCCGCTTCAGCATTTCTTTACTGACCACCCCCTCCCCCGCGCCGTACTCCACAATCACCATGCCTGGTTTAGCAAAATCAATTTTCTCACAGAGTTTTTTCACCGCATGCTTGCTCGTGGGCGTCACCGAGGCGACCGAGATATCCTTAAGAAAGGTTTTGAAGAATGCGAGCTTATTCATACGTACAAATTGAGCGAGAGATGCTATTATAGGTCTAGAAGTAACCTTATCTTAGCCTGTTTTATGAAACATTGGAAATTCCTGGTCCCTGCGGCATTTGCCGTCGTGACCATGGGCGCGGGTTGTTCGAGCACAGGCAAGGTGACGTCAGATACGTCCGTATCACCTCAGGAACAGGTCGACGCGTCAGTCAACGCACTTGTGAACGTCTCGGCCAGTGAAGACACTACGCTCGCGCCAGAAGACACCAATGCGACGACAGCGAACGATACTGAATCACTAAATAACCTCGGCTACGCCTATGACACGAACAACTTCTAAGCGCGTAGCGATGAGTGCCGTCAGCCTAGCTCTCCTGTTTGGTCAGAGTCTCCCGATCGCTTTCGCCGAAGAAAACCGTGACGGTGAGCGGCCAGACAGCCGGTCAGCGGTTGGCGATAACTTTTGCACCCGCTTCACGAATGCCTCCGACAGCGTCACGAAGGAACTCTCAAAACGGGTTGGCGAGCATGAGAAGCGTCTGACAGACAAAGACTCATCCATCATCAAAAAAGAACAGGAGACGGACACGCATCTCGGCGAGGTTCGTATCAAAGAAGACAAGGCCCGCACCGCGGAATTCGCCAAGATTGACGCGCTCGCTAAAACAGATGCTCAGAAGGTTGCTGTTACCGCTTTCAAAGTTGCCGTGACTACAGCTAT
This window encodes:
- a CDS encoding L-threonylcarbamoyladenylate synthase produces the protein MKILSPDNIAEAVDLLKQGGVIVYPTETSYGIGCDATNAETVARVFAIKGRPEGKGVTLLLPSSNPFGEELVDWDPKLREMAEKYWPGPLNIIVEVRMGSSIATQCMTGSPVGRSTPEGSTIAVRRSSHPIAQALVDALGVPLVSTSANISGEKELYDAKSIVELFGARNLQPDAIIDAGLLKKNPPSTIITSQNGNVEVLRQGAITLEPSR
- a CDS encoding rRNA adenine N-6-methyltransferase family protein; the encoded protein is MNKLAFFKTFLKDISVASVTPTSKHAVKKLCEKIDFAKPGMVIVEYGAGEGVVSKEMLKRMPADGKLILIEQNPVLADHLRKILADPRVTVFTASAEKVDELLATIGISQVDAMMSSIPFTLLKKHEATTLIAKSAKLLGEKGVFVMFQFNPRGKKFLKKSFHHIDSGLVLMNIPPLLTWKARA